The DNA window GGATCGCGTACCCGAGCTGTTGGAGCCGGATCTGGGTCGCGTCGAGCCCCGCGAACAGCACGCCGGCCCCGAGCGTCCCGAGCGGGTTGTAGTTGCCGAACAGGTACGCCACGATGGCGATGAACCCCTTCCCCTGGACCATCGTCTCGCCCGAGCCGACGAACTGGCCGATCGAGAGCGCGAGCGCCGACCCGCCGACGCCGGAGAGGACGCCCGACAGCAACACCCCCGCGTACCGCACCCGCGAGACCGAGACGCCCACCGTGTCGAGCGCCTTCGGGTTTTCGCCGGAGGCCCGGAGGTGTTTGCCGAACGCGGTGCGGTTCAGCGTCCACCAGGAGGCGGCCGTCGCGACGACGACCATCGCCGCGGAGTAGCGCCACCCGACGCTCGCGCCGAGGTTCGGCGTGTTGACGCCGCCGAAGAAGACGGTCGACATGAACGGCGCGAGCCCCAAGGCGATCAGCCACACCGCCAGCCCGGCGATGATCTGGTCCGCCTTGAACTCGATACAGACCACGGCGAAGACCCCGGCGAGCAGCGTCGAGGCGACGATCCCGGCGAGGAATCCGACCCAGATCGCGGGGACGCCGAGGAGCGCGTTCCCGGAGCCGATCACCGACGCGATGTAGACCGAGGCGAACGCCGAGATGATCAACAGCCCCTCGAGGCCGATGTTGATGACCCCGCTCTTCTCGGCGAAGATGCCGCCGAGCCCGGCGAGGACGATGGGTGCCGCGAGCCGCGCCGTCGACGCGGCGGTCCCCGTCGAGAAGACGATGCCCGCCAGGTCGCCGGCGATCGAGTCGGGGAACGCGACGCCGAGCAGGCCCAGCGCTCCCAGCGTTCCGACGACGCCCACGACGAGGGACCGCACGTAGTCGTCGTCGATCAGGGCGTCGAGTATCGGCACGGGGACGTCCGCGAGCGGGTTACGCATCCGCCTCACCTCCCTCGGTCGCCGCGACGGCTGCGCCGGTCGCCCCGTCGTCGCCCCCGTCGGCGTCGTCCGCGTTCGCCTCCGACCCGCCCGATCCTCCCGGTCCGCCCGAACGCAGCCCGGCGTATCGTCCGGCCATCCGGAAGAACTCCGGCATGGCCACGAAGAGGATGATGAGCCCGCGTAACACCCCGACGAGCTCCGTCGGAACGTCGGTCCGGAACCCGATCTCGAGCGCCCCGCCCTTCAGGATGCCGAACAGGAACGCGGCGGGCAACACGCCGAGCGGGTTGTTCCCGGCCAGGATCGAGACGGTGATCCCGTCGAACCCGAGATCGGGGACGGACGCGATCCACCGTCCCTCCGACATCAGCACCCACACCGCGCCGCCGACGCCGCCCAGCGCGCCCGAGAGCGTCATCGCCCGCACGGTCGTCAGCTTCGCGTTCACGCCGCCGTACTCCGCGGCGGCCGCCTGGACCCCGCTCGTCCGCAGGTCGTAGCCGAACGACGTGTGTTCGACGAGGTAGTAGAGCGCGCCGATGAATCCGACCCCGACGGCCAGCGCGAGCAGGGCGAAGTCGCTGGACCCCGGGAACAGCCAGGACGAGAACTGCGCGTGCTCGGGGACGTACCGCGTCGCGACGACGGAGGAGCCCTCGGCGCGGAACACCTCCAACACCAGCACGTACGCGACGTTCGCGGCGACGAAGTTGAGCATGATCGTCGTGATCACCTCGTTGGCGTCGGCGTACGCCTTCAACGCGCCGGGTATCGCGCCCCAGAGGCCGCCGCCGACCGCGCCCGCGAAGGTGCCGACGGCGACGAGGACGACCCCGGAGACCGGGCCGGCGGGGAGCAGCGGCGCGAGCGCGAGCACCGTCAGCGCGGTCGCGAGCGCGCCGACGACGAGCTGCCCCTGCGTCCCGATGTTGAACAGGCCCGCGCGGAACGCGACCGCGACCGAGAGCCCGGTGAATATCAAAAGCGTCGTCTCCGAGAGCGTGAGCCCGAACGAGAGGTTGAACGGGGTCCACCCCGGGTTGAAGACGCCCGGCTCGCCGATCGCGAGCGGGTAGCCGAGCGCCCCGTTGAACAGCACGGCGTACACCTGGAACGGGTCATAACAGAACCCGAGCCCGGTGACCGGCATCGTCCAGGCGGCGGCGCTACACTCCGCGATCCGTCCGGAGACGAGCACGATGACGAAGCCGACGGCGATCGACAACAGGATCGCCGCGAGGCTGATGAGGACCCGCTCGGCGACGGTGCGGTCGACGAAGGGCTCGAGCACGCGGCGGACGGGCCCCGGGAGCCGCCCGCCGTCGCGTCGGCTCACGCGTCCACCCCCTCGTCCGCGGCGGGGTCACGGTCGAGAGCCCCGTCGTCGCCGTCTTCCCCGGATCCGTCGCCAGTCCCGCCGAGGTCGTCGCCGCTCCCGGCGAGCCCGTCGTCGACCGTGTCGTGGATCGCCGCGCCCGAGACGCTCCCGTCGTCGAGCGTCTCGCCGGCCATCAGCAGGCCGATCTCCTCTTCGGTCACCGTGGCGGGGTCGACGACGCCGGTGAACTCCCCCTCGTGGATCACGGCGAGCCGGTCGGAGAGCCCCTGGACCTCGTCGAGCTTCGAGGAGACGAGCAGTATCGCCTTCCCCTCGGCGCGCAGCTCGAGCAGCCGGTCGTGGAGGAACTCCGTGGAGCCGATGTCGACGCCGCGGGTCGGGTGGGTCGCGACGACCAGGTCCGGGTCGCGCTCGAACTCCCGGCCGACGATGAACTTCTGTTGGTTCCCCCCCGAGAAGGACTCCGCGTCCGCGTCGGGATTCGGCGGCCGAACGTCGTACGCCTCGATCACCGACTCGGCGTGTTCGGCCGACGCCTCCCAGTCGATCCGCCCTCCCGACGCGAACGGCGGGTCGTGTTGGCTCCCCAGGATGCCGTTCTGTACGAGGTCGTAGGACATCACCAGCCCCCGCTCGTGGCGGTCCTCGGGGACGAACGCCATCCCGCGGTCGATGTGTTCCCGGCGGGTCGCGCCAGCCATCGACTCGCCGAGGTACTCGACGGAGCCCGAGGACGGCTCGCGCATCCCGGTGATCGCCTCGACCAGCTGGAGCTGGCCGTTGCCGTCGACGCCCGCGATCCCGAGCACCTCGCCCTCGCGAAGCTCGAAGGAGATCCCCGAGACGGCCTCGACCCCCCGGTCGTCCTCGACGTGGAGGTCCGTCACCTCGAGCACGCGGTCGCCGGGCTCCCGCGGCGTCGTCGCCGGCTCCATCAGCACCTCGCGGCCGACCATCATCTCCGCGAGCTCCTCGCGGGTCACGTCCCCGGCGGCGACGGTGCCGACGTTGACGCCGTCGCGGAGGACCGTGATCTCGTCGGCGGCCGACAGCGCCTCGCCGAGCTTGTGCGAGATGAAGATTATCGTCTTCCCCTGCTCCGTCAGCTCCTCGAAGACGTCGTACAGCTCCTCGACCTCCTGGGGAGTCAACACCGCGGTCGGCTCGTCCATGATCAGGACCTCCGCGCCGCGGTACAGCGCCTTCAGGATCTCGACGCGCTGTTGTACCCCGACCGACACGTCCTCGATCCGGGCGTCGGGGTCGACGTCGAAGCCGTAGCGCTCGCTCAGTTCGACCACCGCCTCGCGGGCCGCCGCCTCGTCGACGCGGAGCCCGCCCCACGTCCGCGGCTCGTTTCCTAAGACGACGTTCTCCCACACCGTCATCGGGTCGACGAGCATGAAGTGCTGGTGGATCATGCCGATCCCGGCGTCGATCGCGTCGCGCGGGGACGCGAACGAGCGGGGCTCGCCGTCGACGACGACCCGTCCCTCGGTCGGCCGGTAGAGCCCGTACAGCACGTTCATCAGCGTCGTCTTGCCGGCCCCGTTCTCGCCGAGGAGGGCGTGGACGCTGCCCCGCTCTATCGCGAGGTCCACGTCGTCGTTGGCGACGACCCCGGGGAACCGCTTCGTGATACCGTCAAGGTGGACCGCCGGGTTCATTCACCCGTAACTCCGTGTGCGAGGCAAAAAGACCGCGGGTTCGTCGTCGAAGCGGTCGCGCGTCGTTGACGCGTGCGGTCCGGTCGTCGATACGTACGATCCGGGTCGCCGCCAGGCGTACCGTTATCTCCCCGGCATCTCTGGTGACCGTATGGTCTCACGGTTCTG is part of the Halorubrum aethiopicum genome and encodes:
- a CDS encoding ABC transporter permease — translated: MRNPLADVPVPILDALIDDDYVRSLVVGVVGTLGALGLLGVAFPDSIAGDLAGIVFSTGTAASTARLAAPIVLAGLGGIFAEKSGVINIGLEGLLIISAFASVYIASVIGSGNALLGVPAIWVGFLAGIVASTLLAGVFAVVCIEFKADQIIAGLAVWLIALGLAPFMSTVFFGGVNTPNLGASVGWRYSAAMVVVATAASWWTLNRTAFGKHLRASGENPKALDTVGVSVSRVRYAGVLLSGVLSGVGGSALALSIGQFVGSGETMVQGKGFIAIVAYLFGNYNPLGTLGAGVLFAGLDATQIRLQQLGYAIPDTLVQTIPYVVVIVVLALVGRTRIPAAAGDHYETEE
- a CDS encoding ABC transporter ATP-binding protein; this encodes MNPAVHLDGITKRFPGVVANDDVDLAIERGSVHALLGENGAGKTTLMNVLYGLYRPTEGRVVVDGEPRSFASPRDAIDAGIGMIHQHFMLVDPMTVWENVVLGNEPRTWGGLRVDEAAAREAVVELSERYGFDVDPDARIEDVSVGVQQRVEILKALYRGAEVLIMDEPTAVLTPQEVEELYDVFEELTEQGKTIIFISHKLGEALSAADEITVLRDGVNVGTVAAGDVTREELAEMMVGREVLMEPATTPREPGDRVLEVTDLHVEDDRGVEAVSGISFELREGEVLGIAGVDGNGQLQLVEAITGMREPSSGSVEYLGESMAGATRREHIDRGMAFVPEDRHERGLVMSYDLVQNGILGSQHDPPFASGGRIDWEASAEHAESVIEAYDVRPPNPDADAESFSGGNQQKFIVGREFERDPDLVVATHPTRGVDIGSTEFLHDRLLELRAEGKAILLVSSKLDEVQGLSDRLAVIHEGEFTGVVDPATVTEEEIGLLMAGETLDDGSVSGAAIHDTVDDGLAGSGDDLGGTGDGSGEDGDDGALDRDPAADEGVDA
- a CDS encoding ABC transporter permease; this translates as MSRRDGGRLPGPVRRVLEPFVDRTVAERVLISLAAILLSIAVGFVIVLVSGRIAECSAAAWTMPVTGLGFCYDPFQVYAVLFNGALGYPLAIGEPGVFNPGWTPFNLSFGLTLSETTLLIFTGLSVAVAFRAGLFNIGTQGQLVVGALATALTVLALAPLLPAGPVSGVVLVAVGTFAGAVGGGLWGAIPGALKAYADANEVITTIMLNFVAANVAYVLVLEVFRAEGSSVVATRYVPEHAQFSSWLFPGSSDFALLALAVGVGFIGALYYLVEHTSFGYDLRTSGVQAAAAEYGGVNAKLTTVRAMTLSGALGGVGGAVWVLMSEGRWIASVPDLGFDGITVSILAGNNPLGVLPAAFLFGILKGGALEIGFRTDVPTELVGVLRGLIILFVAMPEFFRMAGRYAGLRSGGPGGSGGSEANADDADGGDDGATGAAVAATEGGEADA